The window ATCTCAAAAACCAGTCTTGAATTCCTaagcaaaagcaaaaacactacataaaataaaacagaacaAAAGGGATATACAACAccataaagcaaataaaaccaagaaaagaaaaaccacccaaaaaaaaaaacaaagcaaaaagATACATAAACTCACCCCTTCCCTTCACACTCGCTCTGCCCTTACCTCTTCTCCCGATGGCTGCGACGCTCTTCACATTCAAAGCGATGGCGCTGTTACTCAGCACCACCGCCACCTTGTCGGCAGCAGCAAGCACGTGGTGCGTGGTGAGGAGCGACGCGAGCGAACAGGTTATGCAAAGAGCTCTGGACTACGCATGCAGCGCGGGCGCCGACTGCGCCCCCATTCAGTCTTCCGGCCTCTGCTATCTTCCCAACACTTTGCCTGCTCACGCTTCCTATGCCATCAACAGTTACTACCAGCGGAAGAGGACCACCGACCCCACCGCCTGCTCCTTTGCCGGCGCTGCTGCTATCGCCACCACCGATCCAAGTCTCTGCTTTCATCCTTCTAAGAGTGCTTTTTTTGTCACAGAGTTTTATTATACatgctgattttttttaaactttttgtaGGCTATGGATCTTGTAATTATCCCTCATCTCCAAGgtactccataatttatttgattactACTATATGTGAGATATGAACCTATGCTACTAACACCTTAAAGCTTGGATATATAATCATTCAAGTGTAATTagctagtactactattttaaatgTTGTCACAAATTTCttgtactactagtaatttaGTAGGATCTTCAATTTTTCAGAAATGCAGGAGGGATGGTGTCGACACCCAGCGGCACGACTAATCCAACTTCAACAACACCGACTCTAACGGAACCACTTCCGCCACCAGGGGCCACTACAGCTCCACCTTTGTACGGTGGTGGCGGAGGGGGCCTAACTCCAGGGATGGGAAGTGTAGTGGCCGAGTCCCCCTTATCAAACGCTTCACCTATTTACTTAGAAAGGAGCATATTCTCCATTATTTATGCCATTTTTTTGCTCCTTTTTCTTCCAAACAATGTAATTAACATTTGTTTAATGTCAAGAGACTAGCTTAGCTCTCTACAATTTACTACTGtatatttctcttatttttcattagcAAAAATTTGCCACACTCTATTATTGAACTTGACAGTTTGCGTATGACTTAGACGTATTACCTTTTACCCTTCTAGCTGAATCTATAATATTCTAATTCTGTAtactcaaaacaaaataaaaattggagtGCTGTAtgcaatttattaatattcgtctccataaaatgaaatgaaatgaaattaggGACGAGCAAAATCTCCATAAAATGCAAAAGTAGTTCACTACCAACACTACAGAGATCTCCGTTTGAGTTGCGTCTCAACGACTGAAAACGAAGACAAATTACTTCACCAATTGCCGCCAGATCTATTTTCTGGCTATGTTTATTCACTAAACTGCATATTCTAAGATGAATATATTCAGGTTAGCGGGGGATATGACCCATTTGGCAAGTGTCCTTGTTTTGCTCCTCAAAATTCATACCATCAAATCTTGTGCTGGTAATGCATTTTCTCATCTTCCACACAATATATGATCTCCTTATTCAACAAGTGATGGAAGTATTCGGCCATAcctcttttttttagttattttgtttaatcTATTTCTGTTGCGCTAGTCTCCGTAATATGCATTTCTCagaaatataatttgtccACAGTTTAAGGTAATTTGTTCTGGCGATTTAGGAAATTGAGGAATGTGTTTGTGAAGCTTTTTGGGCTTGTTTTATTATGCACCATTGGAATTAGCATGGACCAAATAGTTAAGGTCACAATTTTAGCCATTTCTCAGCTGCTAGGCTCTATCTTAGAAAGTTTTCGAGTTTGTgaactactactatataagaATGATAAGAAGATTGCTATAACTACTAGGTTTTCTGGTCAAGAttcttagattttttttttctctgtagTGTAGTTGTGGTGGATCATGTATAAAAGATACCAAAATGCAGTTATCTTGATGGAATTAGTTAACTTGGTAATTTGTTAGAAGTTGTTTTTGTGTAGTTTAGACGTGCTTGTCTGCAACTTGATGTTTCACAATGTGGCTGTTTCTTTTATCTGCATGTGGAGCGACCAAAGATGTTTGATCTGAGTTGCAAATCTAAAGTCctatttctttgaatttgcTCTAGTTCAGTGAAGAACATAAGTTATCAGACCTACAATCTCCTTTGATTTAATAGATTCCCTAATGAGTGTAGTGGTTTCTTATTGTTATGGACAGTCTTAAAATGCTGTTACTATTTAACAAGTCATTTTGCCTCCTAAATCCTTGTTACTCAAATCtgtgatgtttttttttaaaaattttataactgtCTCTCACTTTGAAAGTAAGCACAAGGGATGGATGTTTGGTGAACACAATATGCCAATGAATATGATCGGCTCAACCAAATAATAGAACTCTTGGCTAATGTTATGTTGCCATGTAATCCTAATTAATGGATCCATGAGATATGGATtgctattttgattttatgaatagaatttccaataaatataatgataaaGGTCAGAGAAAAAGTACTTCCATTATATGGTATCAATTTTCACTCTGTTATGAAACTATTATTTGGACTTTGTACCATCtagaatgaatttatttttccaatattttgAACGTATCTTATGAAGAATCATAACTCTTGGATGTATTGATTGTACATATGGTCTATTCGGAATAAATTATATTGCAACAATCTCTTTCGTCAAGTTTGGCATATAATGCCTTGAAtatgttgttttcttttgagCCTCCATTCTTTATCTTCACCATAACTTGGAGCTGCCGAATAATTCCCAGGTCCCTTTTGACAGTGCATCTAATATTGACATTACCTTTTGTAGGCGTTTCTCTGAAGACTCAGGAACTCTATGCTATTGTTTTTGTTACTCGATATTTGGATCTCTTCACGGACTATATCTCATTCTACAACacattaatgaaaataattttcttgGGAAGTTCTATATCAATAGTCTGGTATATGAAGCATCACAAGGTTGTCCGCAGATCCTACAACAAAGACCAGGACACTTTCCGCCACTACGTCCTTATGCTACCCTGTCTGTTTTTAGCACTAATTGTAAATGAGAGATTTTCCTTCAAAGAGGTATCCCAACTTCTATAAGACAGCTAGTTAGCCTTAAAACTTATTGGAGTCCTTGTGCCTTGACTCTAGTGTGTTGTTTATCAGGTGATGTGGGCATTTTCCTTATACTTAGAAGCAGTTGCCATCCTTCCTCAGTTAGTTTTGCTGCAGAGAACAAAGAATATTGACAACCTGACTGGACAATACGTTTTTTTTCTAGGGTAATTGTTTATTGCAGCATTCCTAATTGTTGAGTGAGGATCTTTATTTATTGGTCACATGGAATTTAGTGATAGGTTGTCTTACACTAGTTCCATATATGTTTatacatttttcataatttatgcTGGCATTTGGGCTTTACTGCATGAATGTGATTTGCTGGATATTTCATGTGTTATTCAATAGGGGAGTACTATTTGAACAGGTGACAGTCAATTGTAGCATTGAGGTCTTTTTAAATGATTCCGACCTTcagttttgttgttttcccTACTTTCTAACATCATATATCCTGCCATAACATTATTTCTGGTAGGAGCTATGCTCTAATGATCATTTAGTCatccattatatttttcttacgACTGAGACTCTGACCAAGCTTTATTAGTGTAAGAGGCTCACATATGTGATAATTTGACTCCATTTATCTTTTACTTGATTCTACATCTGCTAACAAGCGTATCATCACCTTTTGGTGATAAATGTCCTctcttttttgtattttaatggTTATATCTCACTCTTCAGAAGATCAATATGTGATTTAATCAAGCTCTCTTAGCAGGACAATGATTTTAAAGCAAAAATATGTATCAGttagaaatttcataactAGGACTTTTTTGTTGCAgtttaaatcaaatagtacATTGTTCATAAAGTTCCTGGCCCGGACCCTCTATCTCTGTGATGGGGGTTTCTGTTTTCTGTATCCAGTAGTTCAAACAGAGGCGCGCTAGACTTCTGACTTATCTTTTGCTCTCCTTTCTCATCCATCTGAAGCAGAGCCTTCTCATCATTTTGCAAGATTTATGAACTAACTCTTTCGGAAACCATGTCGATGTTAGAAACATTGTTGTTGTAGTATTAGCTGATGATTTTTCTTGCCTTTTCATTGCAGTGCATACCGAgcattttatattcttaacTGGATTTACCGCTACTTCACTGAACCGCACTATGTCCACTGGATAAGTATgcttctctctc is drawn from Salvia hispanica cultivar TCC Black 2014 chromosome 6, UniMelb_Shisp_WGS_1.0, whole genome shotgun sequence and contains these coding sequences:
- the LOC125196679 gene encoding PLASMODESMATA CALLOSE-BINDING PROTEIN 3-like isoform X1, with translation MAATLFTFKAMALLLSTTATLSAAASTWCVVRSDASEQVMQRALDYACSAGADCAPIQSSGLCYLPNTLPAHASYAINSYYQRKRTTDPTACSFAGAAAIATTDPSYGSCNYPSSPRNAGGMVSTPSGTTNPTSTTPTLTEPLPPPGATTAPPLYGGGGGGLTPGMGSVVAESPLSNASPIYLERSIFSIIYAIFLLLFLPNNVINICLMSRD
- the LOC125196679 gene encoding PLASMODESMATA CALLOSE-BINDING PROTEIN 3-like isoform X2, with translation MAATLFTFKAMALLLSTTATLSAAASTWCVVRSDASEQVMQRALDYACSAGADCAPIQSSGLCYLPNTLPAHASYAINSYYQRKRTTDPTACSFAGAAAIATTDPSYGSCNYPSSPRRDGVDTQRHD
- the LOC125193394 gene encoding ER lumen protein-retaining receptor-like isoform X1, which translates into the protein MNIFRLAGDMTHLASVLVLLLKIHTIKSCAGVSLKTQELYAIVFVTRYLDLFTDYISFYNTLMKIIFLGSSISIVWYMKHHKVVRRSYNKDQDTFRHYVLMLPCLFLALIVNERFSFKEVMWAFSLYLEAVAILPQLVLLQRTKNIDNLTGQYVFFLGAYRAFYILNWIYRYFTEPHYVHWIIWISGLVQTLLYADFFYYYFESWKNNVKLELPA
- the LOC125193394 gene encoding ER lumen protein-retaining receptor-like isoform X2, producing MKIIFLGSSISIVWYMKHHKVVRRSYNKDQDTFRHYVLMLPCLFLALIVNERFSFKEVMWAFSLYLEAVAILPQLVLLQRTKNIDNLTGQYVFFLGAYRAFYILNWIYRYFTEPHYVHWIIWISGLVQTLLYADFFYYYFESWKNNVKLELPA